Proteins encoded together in one Dermacentor variabilis isolate Ectoservices chromosome 2, ASM5094787v1, whole genome shotgun sequence window:
- the LOC142572517 gene encoding peptidyl-prolyl cis-trans isomerase B-like has protein sequence MAEGKGPEVTDKVYFDIQIGGKPAGRIEIGLFGKVVPKTVKNFKELCQKHLTEKSKDGSLVGYKGSKFHRVIPEFMLQGGDFTDGDGTGGRSIYGDEFPDENFKLKHYGAGWLSMANAGKDTNGSQFFITCKKTTWLDGKHVVFGKVLAGMDVVRKVEKIPTDSKDKPSKDVVIADCGVLSVEAPFPTACADATD, from the exons ATGGCTGAAGGCAAAGGCCCCGAAGTTACCGACAAG GTGTACTTCGACATCCAGATTGGAGGCAAACCGGCCGGTCGTATAGAAATTGGTCTGTTTGGCAAGGTTGTGCCAAAAACTGTCAAGAATTTCAAggagttgtgccaaaagcacctgACAGAA AAATCCAAAGATGGTAGCCTTGTTGGCTACAAAGGCAGCAAGTTCCACCGTGTTATTCCAGAATTTATGCTCCAGGGCGGGGACTTCACGGATGGAGATGGCACTGGAG GACGTAGCATCTATGGAGATGAATTCCCCGACGAGAACTTCAAGCTCAAGCATTATGGTGCTGGCTGGCTCTCAATGGCCAATGCTGGAAAGGACACTAATGGGTCACAGTTCTTCATCACGTGCAAGAAGACCACTTGGCTAGATGGCAAGCACGTTGTGTTTGGCAAAGTTCTTGCTGGAATG GATGTTGTGCGCAAGGTGGAGAAGATTCCCACAGACAGCAAGGACAAACCATCGAAAGATGTTGTTATTGCTGACTGCGGTGTGCTGTCCGTGGAAGCTCCTTTCCCCACAGCTTGTGCTGACGCTACTGACTAG
- the LOC142572516 gene encoding peptidyl-prolyl cis-trans isomerase 5-like: protein MSSVEVTDKVFFDIEIGGKPAGRIEIGLFGKVVPKTVQNFKELCQKHLTETSKDGGLVGYKGSKFHRVIADFMLQGGDFTKGNGTGGRSIYGDRFADENFKLKHYGAGWLSMANAGKDTNGSQFFITCKKTTWLDGKHVVFGKVLAGMDVVRKVEKVSTDSKDRPTKDVVIVDSGVLTVEAPFPTACTAATD, encoded by the exons ATGTCGTCGGTCGAAGTTACCGACAAG gTTTTCTTCGACATCGAGATTGGTGGCAAACCGGCCGGTCGTATAGAAATTGGTCTGTTTGGCAAGGTTGTTCCAAAAACTGTCCAGAACTTCAAGGAGCTGTGCCAAAAGCACCTGACAGAG ACATCAAAAGATGGTGGCCTTGTTGGCTACAAGGGCAGCAAGTTCCACCGTGTTATTGCAGACTTCATGCTGCAAGGTGGCGACTTTACTAAAGGAAATGGCACTGGAG GACGTAGCATCTATGGAGATCGATTTGCCGACGAGAACTTCAAGCTCAAGCATTATGGTGCTGGCTGGCTCTCAATGGCCAATGCTGGAAAGGACACTAATGGGTCGCAGTTCTTCATCACGTGCAAGAAGACCACTTGGCTAGATGGCAAGCACGTTGTGTTTGGCAAAGTTCTTGCTGGAATG GATGTCGTGCGCAAGGTGGAGAAGGTTTCCACGGACAGCAAGGACAGGCCAACAAAAGATGTTGTTATTGTGGACTCTGGTGTGCTAACTGTGGAGGCTCCTTTCCCCACAGCTTGTACTGCTGCCACTGACTAG
- the LOC142572514 gene encoding peptidyl-prolyl cis-trans isomerase B-like, whose translation MKESAKSVAVFVSDPDGRQKLSWKDTLLACFAVGNPSKCLKMNLIIGTLGLLALITVVWSAEEKVKGPKVTDKVYFDIEIGGEPAGRIEIGLFGKTVPKTVKNFKELCEKHQTEKSKDGSLVGYKGSKFHRVIADFMIQGGDFTKGDGTGGRSIYGERFPDENFKLKHYGAGWLSMANAGKDTNGSQFFITCKKTTWLDGKHVVFGKVVAGMDVVRKVEKLSTDSRDRPTKDVVIVDSGVLTVEVPFPTARADATD comes from the exons ATGAAAGAGAGTGCCAAGTCAGTCGCCGTCTTCGTCAGTGATCCCGACGGTAGACAGAAGCTGTCCTGGAAGGATACTCTGCTTGCATGTTTTGCTGTAGGAAACCCTTCTAAGTGTCTCAAAATGAACCTTATCATCGGCACGCTGGGTCTTCTGGCCCTCATTACAGTGGTGTGGTCGGCCGAAGAAAAAGTCAAAGGCCCTAAAGTTACCGACAAG gtgtaCTTCGACATCGAGATTGGAGGCGAACCGGCCGGTCGGATAGAAATTGGCCTCTTTGGCAAAACTGTGCCAAAAACTGTCAAGAACTTCAAGGAACTGTGCGAGAAGCACCAGACTGAG AAATCCAAAGATGGTAGCCTTGTTGGCTACAAAGGCAGCAAGTTCCACCGTGTTATTGCAGACTTCATGATCCAAGGTGGTGACTTTACCAAAGGAGATGGCACTGGAG GACGTAGCATCTATGGAGAGCGATTCCCTGATGAGAACTTCAAGCTCAAGCATTATGGTGCTGGCTGGCTCTCAATGGCCAATGCTGGAAAGGACACTAATGGGTCACAATTCTTCATCACGTGCAAGAAGACCACTTGGCTGGATGGCAAGCACGTTGTTTTTGGCAAAGTTGTTGCTGGAATG GATGTTGTGCGCAAGGTGGAGAAGCTTTCCACAGACAGTAGGGACAGGCCAACGAAAGATGTTGTTATTGTGGACTCCGGTGTGCTAACTGTGGAAGTTCCTTTCCCCACAGCTCGTGCTGACGCCACTGACTAG
- the LOC142572518 gene encoding uncharacterized protein LOC142572518 codes for MLPGALLSVFTINAVAHAGDLPAHRSSSISGLCEVADLEFDVGSHRLCVHGGVSSANTCTKLKPSWEMVDGAPEAKIDSLLCDQVFEIGYFFKFKEHQSPGMFLRNVPIPLFKALDTDASSKAAGDQGVVLPAIEHADSGVIDWDTNFFLESSLIKNQLIQAIARGCNVLPLDKRLSAVNKTLCFRKAYFGVPELSDQEAADVLLAFVGRVKETLAIHKPKPDPKRHPRIGLALPLLHFRATNYVLPDYRRTIAKKISGFAKAVEIDYSRLSLKEQVMQTQDLDVVLVAGGDATSLTSALYLPPWGVVVRLSEETRGKKKEDSVENLLQSRGVLLTVTASPEASRSLNDVPVFGDNTISNIEHVLRKAVAIVQHNLQKL; via the exons ATGCTGCCAGGAGCGCTGCTTTCGGTATTCACGATCAACGCCGTCGCTCACGCCGGCGACTTGCCGGCTCACCGCAGTTCATCTATAAGTGGCCTGTGCGAGGTGGCCGATCTTGAATTCGACGTCGGCAGCCACCGCTTATGTGTCCACGGCGGCGTATCGAGTGCGAACACATGTACGAAGCTGAAGCCGTCGTGGGAGATGGTGGACGGAGCTCCCGAAGCAAAGATAGACTCTCTCTTGTGCGACCAAGTTTTCGAAATTGGATACTTCTTCAAGTTCAAGGAGCACCAGTCACCAGGAATGTTTCTTCGAAACGTGCCCATACCGCTGTTCAAAGCGCTCGACACAGATGCATCATCAAAAGCCGCAGGCGATCAAGGAGTAGTGCTACCGGCAATTGAACATGCGGATAGCGGG GTGATCGACTGGGACACAAACTTTTTTCTTGAATCCTCCCTCATCAAAAACCAGCTGATACAGGCAA TAGCAAGGGGATGCAATGTCTTGCCACTTGACAAGCGCCTGTCAGCGGTTAACAAGACTCTGTGCTTCAGAAAAGCCTACTTCGGG GTGCCAGAGCTAAGTGACCAAGAAGCAGCCGATGTACTGTTGGCATTTGTAGGGAGGGTCAAGGAAACGCTTGCCATTCACAAGCCAAAGCCAGATCCCAAGCGTCATCCAAGAATTGGACTGGCATTACCTCTTTTGCACTT CAGAGCAACAAATTATGTGCTACCAGATTACAGACGTACAATTGCCAAGAAGATCTCTGGCTTTGCAAAGGCCGTGGAAATAGACTACAGCCGTTTGTCACTAAAAGAACAG GTGATGCAGACACAAGACCTTGATGTGGTGCTTGTAGCTGGCGGCGATGCAACCTCACTGACCAGTGCCCTTTACCTGCCGCCATGGGGAGTGGTTGTAAGGCTTAGCGAAGAAACT AGAGGGAAGAAGAAGGAAGACTCCGTCGAAAATCTTTTGCAATCGCGGGGCGTGCTTCTCACAGTGACTGCATCTCCGGAAGCAAGCAGAAGCCTCAACGACGTACCAGTGTTTGGCGACAACACCATCTCCAATATTGAACACGTCTTGCGTAAAGCAGTAGCCATTGTTCAGCATAACCTGCAGAAACTCTGA